Proteins encoded in a region of the Candidatus Zixiibacteriota bacterium genome:
- the trxA gene encoding thioredoxin, protein MSKPIEVTDANFQQEVLQSDVPVLVDFWAEWCGPCKLIGPVVAELASQYDGKLKVVKVDVDKNNATAGQYRIMSIPSLLIFKGGEKVDQIVGAVPKENLVERLDAVLN, encoded by the coding sequence ATGAGCAAACCCATTGAAGTGACCGATGCCAACTTTCAGCAGGAAGTCCTGCAGTCCGACGTCCCCGTATTGGTCGATTTCTGGGCCGAATGGTGCGGCCCCTGCAAGCTGATCGGCCCGGTTGTAGCGGAATTGGCGAGCCAATACGACGGCAAGCTTAAAGTCGTCAAAGTCGACGTCGACAAAAACAACGCCACCGCCGGACAGTACCGCATCATGAGCATCCCATCGCTGTTGATCTTCAAGGGCGGCGAAAAGGTCGATCAGATCGTCGGGGCAGTCCCGAAAGAGAATCTTGTCGAACGTCTCGACGCCGTGCTTAACTGA
- a CDS encoding rhomboid family intramembrane serine protease, giving the protein MTFVVRQWSWGGSPVGGSLMPRGVKMLLYANIGVFLLQLFAHDDIVRYFGLSPVLVAGGAVWQPVTYMFLHGGFMHLLFNMFALWMFGRDLELDWGAGAFVRYYFVTGIGAGLVTVAMLWGSPIPTIGASGAVFAILLAFGMTYPNRLIYIWFLFPIKAKYFVMMFGALEFLASMKGSADGIGHFTHLGGLAVGFLYLRLERRGVRLRFPRPFAWLGRWRAKRKAHELRRRWDEQRELMESVDRVLDRINEVGYDHLTDEERRTLERASSRLSSHSEDRS; this is encoded by the coding sequence ATGACGTTCGTCGTACGGCAGTGGTCATGGGGCGGCAGCCCGGTCGGCGGCAGTCTGATGCCGCGCGGGGTGAAGATGCTGCTGTACGCGAATATCGGCGTCTTCCTGCTTCAGTTATTCGCCCACGACGACATCGTCCGTTACTTCGGACTGAGCCCGGTTCTGGTGGCCGGGGGTGCCGTCTGGCAGCCGGTGACTTACATGTTCCTGCACGGCGGCTTCATGCACCTTCTCTTCAACATGTTTGCCTTGTGGATGTTTGGGCGCGATCTGGAGTTGGATTGGGGCGCCGGCGCGTTTGTGCGGTATTACTTTGTTACCGGCATCGGCGCCGGGCTCGTGACGGTGGCAATGCTCTGGGGATCGCCGATTCCTACGATTGGCGCTTCCGGGGCGGTCTTCGCCATACTGCTCGCCTTCGGCATGACGTATCCGAATCGGCTGATCTACATCTGGTTTCTGTTTCCAATCAAAGCGAAGTACTTCGTGATGATGTTCGGAGCGCTGGAGTTCCTTGCGTCCATGAAGGGCAGTGCTGATGGAATCGGTCACTTTACGCATTTGGGCGGACTGGCCGTCGGGTTTCTCTATCTGCGTCTGGAGCGGCGCGGCGTCCGGCTTCGCTTCCCGCGACCGTTTGCGTGGCTGGGGCGATGGCGTGCCAAACGCAAAGCACATGAACTGCGACGCCGCTGGGACGAACAGCGCGAACTGATGGAGTCGGTCGATCGTGTTCTGGACCGCATCAACGAGGTCGGTTACGACCATCTGACTGACGAGGAGCGCCGCACCCTCGAACGCGCCTCCAGCCGCCTCTCCAGCCACTCCGAAGACCGCTCATAG
- the accD gene encoding acetyl-CoA carboxylase, carboxyltransferase subunit beta has translation MEWFRKAKATLSGDNRRDIPDGLWTKCNSCGEIIYSRELERNFWVCPSCDHHFRISHSDYIRLLLDQGALEEFDRGLVARDPLEFKDKKKYPDRIADSQRKTGLADAIVCGIGRIGGREVSFGVMEFAFIGGSMGSVVGEKVARAIERALTRHIPLVIVSCSGGARMQEGILSLLQMAKTSVLLAELSEAKIPYLSILTNPTTAGVMASYASLGDVIIAEPGAQLGFAGPRVIRDTIRQELPEGFQSSEFFLQHGFLDRIVARKELKATVVTLLTFLCGPGSGVLDKTGHTVSVGDNGDKAPLN, from the coding sequence ATGGAATGGTTTCGTAAAGCCAAAGCGACGCTCAGCGGTGATAACCGTCGGGACATCCCCGACGGTCTCTGGACCAAGTGCAATTCGTGCGGTGAGATCATCTATTCACGCGAGCTGGAACGGAATTTCTGGGTCTGTCCCTCGTGTGATCACCACTTTCGCATCAGTCACTCCGACTACATCCGGCTTCTGCTGGATCAGGGCGCATTAGAAGAGTTCGACCGGGGTTTGGTCGCCCGCGATCCTCTGGAGTTCAAAGACAAGAAGAAGTATCCCGACCGCATCGCCGACTCACAGCGGAAGACAGGACTGGCCGATGCCATCGTCTGCGGGATCGGCAGGATCGGCGGGCGCGAGGTCTCTTTTGGCGTCATGGAATTCGCCTTCATCGGCGGCAGCATGGGATCGGTCGTCGGCGAGAAAGTGGCCCGGGCGATCGAGCGCGCGCTGACACGTCACATCCCGCTGGTGATCGTCTCCTGTTCCGGCGGAGCGCGTATGCAGGAGGGGATACTCTCGCTGCTGCAAATGGCCAAGACCAGTGTCCTGCTGGCGGAATTGTCCGAAGCGAAGATTCCGTACCTGTCGATTCTCACCAATCCCACGACCGCGGGCGTCATGGCGTCGTATGCTTCGCTCGGAGATGTGATTATTGCCGAACCGGGGGCGCAGCTTGGGTTTGCCGGGCCACGTGTCATCCGCGACACGATCCGTCAGGAACTCCCCGAGGGATTTCAGAGTTCCGAGTTTTTCCTGCAGCATGGATTCTTAGACCGCATCGTTGCCCGTAAGGAACTTAAGGCGACCGTGGTCACGCTGCTGACTTTCCTGTGCGGACCCGGCTCGGGTGTCCTCGACAAGACCGGACATACGGTTTCTGTCGGCGATAACGGCGACAAAGCGCCGCTGAACTGA
- a CDS encoding bifunctional response regulator/alkaline phosphatase family protein, with protein MSQAPKQVLWVDDEIEMLKPHIIVLQERGYEVTGAHSGDDALEYVQKQRFDLVLLDEHMPGRDGLSTLEELKRLAPNLPVVMVTKSEEEHLMDQAIGKKIDDYLTKPINPSQVVSVVKRHLERRRIESEHLARQYVEDFRRLQENLPRNADWRKWIDAHSVLSRWDLELDRFTNLGLDQTHREHKRETNTEFGRWVETYYPQWLAQLDSPDRPPLSIDVIDRWVAPHLREGRKVYFFVIDCMRLDHWLAIEPELAESFEIKRDHYFSLLPTATPFSRNAIFSGMFADEIQRLYPELWQIGDKDEFSRNRLERQLLDQQLARLGVRLKGEARYVKVLDFSEGDNLARKFGSYLNQPLLSVVYNFIDHLSHGRSEDEILHELAPDEDAFRKLAKTWFLNSSWVKVMRQIASDPDAVAIVTTDHGSIMGTRGTVVHGRRDTSSNLRYKYGDNLKAEPKDAVFVRDTKSYRLPSFTINTTYLIAKEDCFFVYPTNFNEYQRKFANTFQHGGISLPEMVLPIATLTPK; from the coding sequence ATGTCACAAGCTCCCAAGCAGGTGCTCTGGGTCGACGACGAAATCGAGATGCTCAAGCCGCACATCATCGTGCTGCAGGAGCGCGGATATGAAGTCACCGGCGCCCATTCCGGCGATGACGCGCTGGAGTATGTCCAGAAGCAGCGCTTCGACCTGGTCCTGCTCGATGAGCACATGCCGGGGCGCGACGGCCTCTCCACGCTGGAAGAGCTCAAACGGCTTGCCCCCAACCTCCCGGTCGTGATGGTGACCAAAAGCGAAGAAGAGCACCTGATGGATCAGGCGATCGGTAAGAAAATCGACGACTACCTCACCAAACCGATCAATCCATCCCAGGTCGTCTCGGTCGTCAAGAGGCATCTCGAACGCCGCCGCATCGAATCAGAGCATCTGGCGCGGCAGTACGTCGAGGACTTCCGCCGGCTGCAGGAAAACCTCCCGCGTAACGCCGACTGGAGGAAATGGATCGATGCGCACTCGGTCTTGTCGCGCTGGGATCTCGAACTGGACCGCTTTACCAATCTGGGACTCGATCAGACACACCGTGAACACAAGCGCGAGACCAATACCGAGTTCGGCCGCTGGGTCGAGACCTACTATCCGCAGTGGCTGGCCCAACTGGATTCACCTGACCGTCCGCCGCTGTCGATTGATGTCATCGACCGCTGGGTGGCGCCGCACCTGCGCGAGGGACGCAAGGTCTACTTCTTCGTGATCGACTGCATGCGGCTGGACCATTGGCTGGCCATCGAGCCGGAGTTGGCGGAGTCCTTCGAGATCAAACGGGACCACTATTTCTCCCTCTTACCGACGGCGACCCCGTTTTCGCGCAACGCCATCTTTTCCGGTATGTTCGCCGATGAAATTCAACGGCTGTATCCGGAGCTATGGCAGATCGGCGACAAAGATGAGTTTTCACGCAATCGGCTGGAACGACAACTGCTCGACCAACAATTGGCGCGGCTGGGCGTGCGGCTGAAGGGCGAGGCGCGTTATGTCAAGGTTCTCGACTTTAGCGAGGGCGACAACCTGGCGCGCAAATTCGGCTCTTATCTCAATCAGCCGCTGTTGTCGGTCGTGTACAACTTCATCGACCATCTATCCCACGGGCGTTCCGAGGATGAAATCCTCCATGAACTGGCCCCCGACGAGGATGCATTTCGTAAACTGGCCAAAACGTGGTTTCTGAATTCCTCGTGGGTGAAGGTCATGCGCCAGATCGCCTCCGACCCGGATGCGGTTGCGATCGTTACGACCGATCACGGCAGCATCATGGGGACACGCGGCACGGTTGTGCACGGCCGGCGCGACACCTCGTCGAATCTGCGTTACAAGTATGGCGACAATCTCAAGGCCGAGCCGAAAGACGCGGTGTTCGTCCGCGACACGAAGTCATACCGGCTGCCGAGTTTCACGATTAACACGACGTATCTGATCGCCAAGGAAGACTGTTTCTTCGTCTATCCGACCAATTTCAACGAGTACCAGCGCAAGTTCGCCAACACCTTTCAGCATGGCGGCATTTCGTTGCCGGAAATGGTGCTGCCGATTGCCACACTGACGCCGAAGTAG
- a CDS encoding Mur ligase family protein translates to MSTKSPTGDRPRSASDYASAIHRLYSLEFASIRLGLDNISKLCRALGDPQDRFVCIHIAGTNGKGSVCAMLDAILRAAGHRTGRFTSPHLRDLRERVLIDGRPVPRGWVQEFLDRHWTMICRERFSFFETMTAFAFDSFARANIDIAVIEVGLGGRLDATNIITPALSVITRIAADHQHLLGDTPAKIAVEKAGIVKEGVGILTGPLAPEASAAIAKIAESRHAPIWDAHELMSDRGSRRMLPGDGEAWRTPLVGPHQTGNAAIAIAAAVAAEAAGIPISPGAVRFGLRLAHCAARFQVLAGRPTTVFDAAHNPDGMRALVSTWRSVFGSRRAVLLVAIKEDKDYRSMLRTLRPVADALVSCPLPVMPGVGQAAIAAIAERRGLPFVWEETPRQAFSRARQLAGPDGIVLVTGSHFLIGEIIPAAAIFPPPGPNGVFNRLTRRGLLQAAADPGEPFGELADGNDSG, encoded by the coding sequence ATGTCAACAAAATCCCCGACAGGGGACAGGCCTCGGTCGGCCTCCGACTATGCCTCCGCAATCCATCGGCTCTACTCGCTGGAGTTCGCGAGTATTCGGCTGGGTCTGGATAACATCAGCAAACTTTGCCGGGCGCTCGGCGATCCGCAGGATCGGTTCGTATGCATCCACATCGCCGGCACCAACGGCAAGGGCTCAGTCTGCGCGATGCTGGATGCAATCCTGCGCGCCGCCGGGCATCGGACCGGGCGTTTCACATCTCCGCATCTGCGCGATTTGCGGGAGCGTGTCCTGATTGACGGCCGTCCCGTTCCCCGTGGCTGGGTGCAGGAGTTTCTCGACCGCCATTGGACCATGATATGCCGTGAACGATTCTCGTTCTTCGAGACGATGACCGCATTCGCCTTCGACAGTTTTGCCCGCGCTAACATCGACATCGCCGTCATTGAAGTCGGTCTCGGTGGACGGCTCGATGCCACCAACATCATCACGCCGGCGCTCTCGGTCATCACACGGATCGCCGCTGATCATCAACACCTGCTGGGCGATACACCGGCGAAGATCGCCGTCGAGAAAGCGGGGATTGTAAAGGAGGGAGTGGGGATCCTGACCGGTCCGTTGGCGCCGGAAGCATCCGCCGCGATTGCCAAAATCGCCGAATCACGTCATGCGCCGATCTGGGATGCGCACGAACTCATGTCAGATCGAGGATCACGCCGCATGCTCCCCGGCGATGGCGAGGCGTGGCGCACGCCGCTGGTGGGGCCGCATCAAACAGGCAATGCAGCGATTGCAATCGCGGCCGCCGTGGCCGCGGAGGCCGCGGGGATTCCAATTTCGCCCGGCGCGGTGCGATTTGGCCTGCGCCTGGCACATTGCGCGGCTCGGTTTCAGGTTCTGGCCGGACGGCCAACGACCGTGTTCGATGCCGCCCACAATCCCGATGGCATGCGGGCATTGGTTTCGACGTGGCGGAGCGTCTTCGGAAGCCGTAGGGCCGTCCTGCTCGTCGCGATCAAAGAGGACAAGGATTATCGCTCAATGTTGCGCACGCTCCGTCCGGTTGCCGACGCGCTCGTCTCGTGTCCGTTGCCGGTCATGCCGGGAGTCGGACAAGCAGCGATTGCGGCAATCGCGGAAAGACGCGGTTTGCCGTTTGTGTGGGAAGAAACCCCGCGTCAGGCATTCTCCCGCGCCCGACAGCTCGCCGGCCCCGATGGAATCGTACTCGTCACCGGTTCTCACTTCCTGATCGGGGAGATCATTCCCGCGGCGGCCATATTTCCTCCGCCGGGTCCGAATGGTGTTTTCAATCGCCTGACGCGAAGAGGGCTCCTCCAGGCGGCGGCTGATCCGGGAGAGCCGTTTGGCGAGCTGGCTGACGGGAACGATTCGGGCTGA
- a CDS encoding cytochrome c biogenesis protein CcdA, giving the protein MSSVSTWAQFGELSDGDEPILTVRTYASYDTVRAADTVWLAVRLDLPPRYHINSAQPLQDFLIPSKLELVFPEGLSLGDIRYPEGETIPLLGERMSVYSAGDLVLASVIVSSQTASGPIGVTGVFHYQACDDNSCLPPDRVTVEWRLIVADERGSARYPDIFAPVTNSAEPVAPIRSGVTIPPQQESDLERLVREHGTWGYVLALLLAFSTGLLLSFSPCTYPMIPITVSIFAGQARGPGRGFVLSLFYVLTMAVLYGIMGIVVASVGGVFGAWLAHPVVVGAIAVIFVVFALSMFGLYELQVPLALRNRMAGQGGEGVGGAIVLGAVAALVVSPCVGPFVAGILLYVATAGSAVLGFLVLFTFALGLGTLFLLIGTFSSAITALPHAGMWMESVKKFFGFVLLLMALYFLRALISTPLLALLTGLLLLSAGVFGGGFDRLTAEAGFFPRLKKLFGILCFILGLYFFGGYLVSSGLLWSPLNLSQLDGTAASGSMHDGEIPWGDDLHAGIARAKTEGRPILIDTWATWCINCKLLDTRTWPDARVVAEAKRFVPIKLQLETSSAPETREFLDYFGLKQYSLPTTILIDTRGGVQSFQGFLDADEMLGRLKSVT; this is encoded by the coding sequence ATGAGCTCTGTCTCGACATGGGCTCAATTCGGTGAGCTCAGTGACGGAGACGAACCGATTCTGACCGTTCGCACTTACGCCTCATATGATACCGTCCGCGCGGCCGATACCGTATGGCTGGCAGTGCGCCTCGACCTGCCGCCGCGATACCACATCAACTCGGCTCAGCCGCTGCAGGACTTCCTGATTCCCTCCAAACTGGAGTTGGTTTTCCCGGAAGGTCTTTCTCTCGGCGATATCCGCTACCCCGAGGGTGAGACAATCCCGCTGCTCGGTGAGAGGATGTCGGTGTACAGCGCTGGCGACCTGGTATTGGCGTCAGTGATCGTCTCGTCGCAGACAGCGAGCGGTCCGATCGGCGTGACCGGCGTATTTCACTATCAGGCGTGCGACGACAACTCATGTCTTCCCCCCGATCGCGTCACAGTCGAGTGGAGACTGATCGTTGCCGATGAGCGTGGATCGGCGCGCTATCCTGACATCTTTGCGCCCGTGACGAATTCCGCTGAGCCCGTTGCACCGATCAGGAGCGGGGTGACGATACCCCCACAACAGGAATCCGATTTGGAACGGCTCGTGCGCGAGCATGGCACATGGGGTTATGTCCTCGCGCTGCTGTTGGCATTCAGCACCGGATTGCTGCTGTCGTTTTCGCCCTGTACCTATCCGATGATCCCCATCACGGTCTCGATCTTTGCCGGGCAGGCGCGCGGACCGGGACGGGGCTTCGTGTTGTCGCTCTTCTATGTGCTGACCATGGCGGTCCTCTATGGAATTATGGGCATCGTCGTGGCATCGGTCGGCGGCGTCTTCGGCGCCTGGCTGGCACACCCGGTCGTGGTCGGCGCGATCGCGGTCATCTTCGTCGTCTTTGCACTCTCAATGTTCGGTCTGTATGAGCTACAGGTGCCCTTGGCGCTGCGCAACAGGATGGCGGGCCAGGGGGGGGAAGGCGTCGGCGGCGCCATCGTACTGGGTGCTGTGGCTGCCCTTGTGGTCTCGCCGTGCGTGGGGCCATTCGTAGCCGGGATTCTGCTCTATGTTGCCACCGCCGGATCGGCGGTGTTGGGGTTTCTGGTGTTGTTTACCTTTGCGCTGGGATTGGGCACACTCTTCCTGCTCATCGGGACTTTTTCATCGGCGATCACCGCGCTCCCCCACGCCGGAATGTGGATGGAATCGGTCAAGAAGTTCTTTGGTTTTGTCCTCCTGCTCATGGCACTGTATTTCCTGCGTGCGCTTATTTCGACTCCATTGCTCGCCCTTCTGACCGGACTGCTGCTGCTGTCGGCGGGCGTCTTCGGCGGTGGTTTCGACCGCCTCACGGCCGAAGCCGGATTCTTCCCGCGTCTGAAGAAACTCTTCGGCATCCTTTGCTTCATTCTGGGGCTGTATTTCTTTGGCGGGTATCTGGTCAGTTCGGGTCTTTTGTGGTCGCCGCTGAATCTCTCGCAACTGGACGGCACCGCCGCGTCGGGTTCGATGCATGATGGGGAAATCCCTTGGGGAGACGATCTTCATGCTGGTATCGCCCGCGCCAAAACCGAGGGACGTCCGATACTGATCGACACGTGGGCGACATGGTGCATCAACTGCAAGCTGCTGGACACCAGGACATGGCCCGATGCGCGCGTGGTCGCCGAGGCGAAGCGTTTCGTGCCGATCAAGCTGCAGCTGGAGACAAGCAGCGCCCCTGAAACGCGCGAGTTCCTCGACTACTTTGGATTGAAGCAATACTCGTTGCCGACCACCATCCTGATCGACACGCGCGGCGGAGTGCAGAGTTTCCAGGGGTTCCTGGATGCCGATGAAATGCTCGGCCGCCTGAAGTCCGTAACGTAG
- the tsaE gene encoding tRNA (adenosine(37)-N6)-threonylcarbamoyltransferase complex ATPase subunit type 1 TsaE: MAAPPQTVRRECGSVAETEAAAAEFAQDLAPGDWVGLIGTLGAGKSVFARAVARALGVTSAIPSPTFTILNCLSGRLPVYHIDCYRVSTASELEFAGVWSCFDSDGVCLVEWADRIPEAWPDNAWIVSIEAIDAVRRRIAITRHQLGHA, translated from the coding sequence ATGGCGGCCCCGCCGCAAACCGTGCGTCGTGAATGCGGCAGTGTGGCCGAGACCGAGGCAGCCGCTGCGGAATTTGCACAAGATCTGGCGCCGGGCGACTGGGTCGGACTGATCGGTACCCTGGGAGCCGGTAAGTCGGTCTTTGCGCGTGCCGTGGCAAGGGCGCTGGGGGTCACATCGGCCATCCCGTCACCGACTTTCACGATCCTCAACTGCCTGAGCGGTCGACTCCCCGTGTATCACATCGATTGTTATCGTGTTTCGACGGCTTCGGAACTGGAGTTCGCTGGCGTCTGGTCATGCTTCGACAGTGACGGTGTTTGTCTCGTCGAGTGGGCGGACCGGATCCCCGAAGCCTGGCCCGATAATGCCTGGATCGTGTCGATCGAGGCCATTGACGCAGTGCGCCGACGCATAGCAATCACACGGCATCAACTCGGGCACGCATGA
- the rimI gene encoding ribosomal protein S18-alanine N-acetyltransferase: MRSGDLKQVAAVERSCFDDPWPMSAFREMLSSPRSYLLAAVDPSDTVIGYLCSICLADELQIQNIAVMAGYRRQGFGRLLMAAAEEEGIRRGAVSAVLEVRDRNKAALALYTAIGYRQIGHRRGYYDDPPADALVLAKALAPVTDGPDGMVS, from the coding sequence ATGCGCTCCGGCGATCTCAAACAGGTCGCCGCCGTCGAACGATCCTGTTTCGATGATCCCTGGCCGATGTCCGCGTTTCGTGAGATGCTCTCATCGCCGCGGTCGTATCTCCTGGCGGCAGTTGATCCGTCAGACACAGTCATCGGGTATCTCTGCTCGATCTGTCTCGCCGATGAATTGCAGATTCAAAACATCGCGGTCATGGCCGGGTATCGTCGGCAGGGCTTCGGACGGCTGCTGATGGCCGCCGCCGAAGAAGAAGGGATCCGGCGGGGCGCCGTCAGTGCCGTCCTGGAGGTCCGCGACCGGAACAAAGCGGCATTGGCGTTGTACACGGCGATTGGTTATCGTCAGATCGGGCATCGGCGCGGGTATTACGATGACCCGCCAGCGGATGCGCTGGTCTTGGCCAAGGCGCTGGCCCCCGTCACGGACGGCCCCGATGGAATGGTTTCGTAA
- the tsaB gene encoding tRNA (adenosine(37)-N6)-threonylcarbamoyltransferase complex dimerization subunit type 1 TsaB, with amino-acid sequence MIVLGFDATGPLVTVGLADDDRVIGRWDHPATRTRGNILENVMDRALAESKMVRTDVEALALATGPGSLTAGRIAWATASGWAQAAGIPVTGWSVPELQRRFWFETMGGASGDVPIEVLTCLIHHRKEETYAYRIDPTQVHSPPTVITPDTNHRGSNEGGLVCGPALYGNQQRWFGVFGPGAKFAPEEQCVIGGDCIALWACHDIKAGHRLNLDQSPIDYGRPPSFRKHQHNA; translated from the coding sequence ATGATCGTTCTCGGATTCGATGCCACCGGCCCGTTGGTGACCGTCGGTCTGGCCGATGATGACCGGGTCATCGGTCGTTGGGATCACCCCGCGACCCGCACGCGCGGCAACATTCTCGAGAACGTAATGGATCGGGCGCTGGCCGAATCGAAGATGGTGCGTACCGATGTCGAAGCGCTCGCCCTGGCGACCGGACCGGGTTCGCTGACCGCCGGTCGCATTGCGTGGGCGACTGCATCGGGATGGGCGCAAGCGGCCGGCATCCCCGTGACCGGGTGGTCAGTCCCGGAACTGCAGCGTCGATTCTGGTTTGAGACCATGGGAGGGGCCAGTGGCGACGTCCCAATCGAAGTCCTGACGTGTCTCATTCACCACCGGAAAGAAGAGACCTACGCTTATCGCATTGACCCGACACAAGTCCACTCCCCACCGACTGTGATCACGCCCGACACGAATCACAGGGGGAGCAACGAGGGAGGGCTGGTTTGCGGACCGGCACTGTATGGCAACCAGCAGCGATGGTTCGGAGTGTTCGGCCCTGGGGCGAAATTCGCGCCGGAGGAACAATGTGTGATCGGCGGTGATTGCATCGCGTTGTGGGCTTGTCATGATATCAAGGCGGGGCACCGGCTTAATCTGGACCAATCGCCGATCGACTATGGCCGGCCGCCCTCGTTTCGTAAACATCAGCACAATGCGTAA
- a CDS encoding HAMP domain-containing sensor histidine kinase: MRRRLWRIIHDPAGYTGLPLAFKGLLILGLAVIAALLIYSTTKLVTKLKESERRLAQAYAAQWKRAAETTDPQEIGYLFEQIIIKSDFPIIVAEPAGDPLYWRGLPGIADHDTIGATRERIRAMMVDMSREYPPVPITYGDHLLYNLHYGDFRLLSNVQRLPYIGIAVMALFILIAYVSFRNIKRAEQRYIWVGMARETAHQLGTPLSSLMGWLEHISEQRDAAPQNVEIINHMRADVARLRLVANRFGMIGSVQDKSVLPVAPIVRETTAYFRARLPHSGTGVALLEDYQPAPSVPINADLIAWVLENLIKNSLDVVDSRTGRIMVAVRPHAKDGVIISVEDNGPGIPARDQSKIFHAGFTTKKRGWGLGLTLARRIVMEYHDGDLYLETSVPQKATRFALHLPAS; encoded by the coding sequence GTGCGACGACGACTCTGGCGTATCATCCATGATCCCGCCGGCTACACCGGCCTGCCCCTGGCGTTTAAGGGTCTGCTCATTCTGGGATTGGCTGTCATCGCCGCGCTGCTGATTTATTCCACCACCAAACTGGTCACCAAGCTGAAGGAGTCCGAACGGCGGCTCGCGCAGGCGTACGCCGCGCAGTGGAAGCGTGCCGCCGAAACGACCGATCCGCAGGAGATCGGCTATCTCTTCGAGCAGATCATCATCAAAAGCGACTTCCCGATCATCGTCGCCGAGCCCGCCGGCGACCCCCTGTACTGGCGGGGACTGCCGGGAATTGCCGATCACGACACCATCGGTGCGACACGCGAGCGCATCCGCGCGATGATGGTTGACATGTCACGCGAGTATCCTCCCGTGCCCATCACCTACGGTGACCATCTGCTGTACAACCTTCACTATGGCGACTTTCGCCTGCTCTCAAATGTGCAGCGTCTGCCGTATATCGGCATTGCCGTGATGGCGCTGTTCATACTGATCGCGTATGTCAGCTTCCGCAACATCAAGCGAGCCGAGCAGCGCTATATTTGGGTCGGCATGGCCAGGGAAACGGCGCATCAACTGGGCACGCCGCTGTCGTCCTTGATGGGATGGCTGGAACACATATCCGAGCAGCGTGATGCCGCTCCTCAGAATGTCGAGATTATCAATCACATGCGGGCCGACGTCGCGCGTCTGCGTCTCGTGGCGAATCGTTTCGGCATGATCGGGTCGGTGCAAGACAAGAGCGTACTGCCGGTCGCGCCGATCGTGCGCGAGACGACCGCTTACTTCCGTGCGCGCCTGCCCCATTCCGGCACCGGCGTGGCGCTACTCGAAGACTACCAGCCGGCGCCGTCGGTGCCGATCAATGCCGATCTGATCGCCTGGGTGCTGGAGAATCTCATCAAAAACTCTTTGGATGTCGTAGATTCCAGGACCGGACGCATCATGGTCGCGGTCCGTCCGCACGCGAAAGACGGCGTGATCATCAGCGTCGAAGACAACGGCCCCGGCATTCCGGCGCGCGACCAATCGAAGATTTTTCATGCGGGCTTCACGACCAAGAAGCGCGGCTGGGGGCTGGGATTGACCCTGGCACGACGCATCGTCATGGAATACCACGACGGCGATTTGTACCTGGAGACATCGGTGCCGCAGAAGGCCACGCGCTTCGCCCTGCATTTGCCGGCATCATGA